One segment of Massilia sp. Se16.2.3 DNA contains the following:
- a CDS encoding response regulator — protein MAIFKKENLARAGKDDHAQDERHTVMVVDDMGANVSVMTAILRPWFHVVEAGDGEEALRLVQQLPAGEQLACIVSDHRMPRMSGVQLFERTLALQPATRRVLVTAYMDVDAIVDAINRGAIYRFIAKPFDAGDFLLAVRCAVAAFEEERCRAAYQAALRAAIATLPEAIATLLTQAEAARQRLAALEAEALLPTDGLPRRQ, from the coding sequence ATGGCAATTTTCAAGAAAGAGAACCTGGCCCGCGCGGGCAAGGATGACCACGCCCAGGACGAGCGGCACACCGTCATGGTGGTGGACGACATGGGGGCCAACGTCTCGGTCATGACGGCGATCCTGCGTCCCTGGTTCCACGTCGTCGAAGCCGGCGATGGCGAAGAAGCGCTGCGCCTGGTGCAGCAGCTGCCGGCCGGGGAGCAGCTCGCCTGCATCGTCAGCGACCACCGCATGCCGCGCATGTCGGGCGTGCAGCTGTTCGAGCGCACGCTCGCGCTGCAGCCGGCCACCCGGCGCGTGCTGGTGACCGCCTATATGGATGTCGACGCCATCGTCGACGCGATCAACAGGGGTGCCATCTACCGCTTCATCGCCAAGCCTTTCGATGCCGGCGACTTCCTGCTGGCAGTGCGCTGCGCGGTGGCCGCCTTCGAGGAAGAGCGCTGCCGGGCGGCCTACCAGGCAGCGCTGCGCGCCGCCATTGCGACGCTGCCCGAGGCGATCGCTACCCTGCTGACGCAGGCCGAAGCGGCCCGGCAACGACTGGCTGCGCTCGAGGCCGAGGCCCTGCTCCCCACGGATGGCCTGCCGCGGCGGCAGTGA
- a CDS encoding cellulase N-terminal Ig-like domain-containing protein, with amino-acid sequence MAAPGVLVVELQTGPANEAGGAATGPDSLDLAPAHWRVNAEAPLAISHGSAPHDEAAALAKSSPNLYPVTVRHKVYLRIAKALREGQQASILTPYGSTGFVFGKRSTFCESIKVNQVGYSRLATSRFANFGAWLGDAGGLRLPSAPGYEVVDEGSGRVILGAQGVYMKDDTAVTPASSGEHVYRLRLDAVPEGGPYFVAVPGCGRSRPFAVGDEASRKIAYVMARGMYHQRCGMALTAPYTRFTRALCHAQVADTRTPWVATPSISVPPAMAMAPIKGGHHDAGDFDRRPMHTIIPILMLSYFEAVPGHFIDRQYNIPESGNGIPDFLDEALWAVLGWENLQVSDPRDPQYGGVRAGTETNGHPAYGLHSAANDPGRYGTGA; translated from the coding sequence ATGGCCGCCCCCGGCGTGCTCGTGGTCGAACTGCAGACCGGTCCCGCCAACGAGGCCGGCGGCGCCGCGACCGGGCCCGACAGCCTGGACCTGGCGCCGGCGCACTGGCGCGTGAACGCCGAGGCGCCGCTCGCCATCAGCCACGGCTCCGCGCCCCACGACGAGGCGGCGGCGCTCGCCAAGTCCAGCCCGAACCTGTATCCGGTGACGGTGCGCCACAAGGTCTACCTGCGGATCGCCAAGGCCCTCCGGGAAGGCCAGCAGGCCAGCATCCTCACGCCCTACGGCAGCACCGGCTTCGTGTTCGGCAAGCGCAGCACCTTCTGCGAATCGATCAAGGTCAACCAGGTCGGCTACAGCCGGCTGGCCACTTCGCGCTTCGCCAACTTCGGCGCCTGGCTGGGCGACGCCGGTGGGCTGCGCCTGCCGAGCGCACCCGGCTACGAGGTGGTCGACGAGGGCAGCGGACGGGTGATCCTCGGCGCGCAGGGCGTCTACATGAAGGACGACACCGCCGTGACGCCGGCCAGCTCGGGCGAGCACGTGTATCGCCTGCGCCTGGACGCCGTGCCGGAGGGCGGCCCCTATTTCGTCGCGGTGCCGGGCTGCGGACGTTCGCGCCCCTTCGCCGTCGGCGACGAGGCCAGCCGCAAGATCGCCTATGTGATGGCGCGCGGGATGTACCACCAGCGCTGCGGTATGGCGCTGACCGCGCCCTACACCCGGTTCACGCGCGCGCTCTGCCATGCGCAGGTGGCCGATACCCGCACGCCGTGGGTGGCGACGCCGTCGATTTCGGTGCCGCCGGCGATGGCGATGGCGCCGATAAAGGGCGGACACCACGACGCCGGCGACTTCGACCGGCGGCCAATGCACACCATCATCCCCATCCTGATGCTGTCGTATTTCGAAGCGGTGCCTGGCCACTTCATCGACCGCCAGTACAACATCCCGGAATCGGGCAACGGCATCCCCGACTTCCTCGACGAAGCCCTGTGGGCCGTGCTGGGCTGGGAAAACCTGCAGGTGTCGGACCCGCGCGATCCGCAATACGGCGGCGTACGCGCCGGCACCGAGACCAACGGGCATCCGGCCTATGGCCTG